One genomic region from Streptomyces venezuelae encodes:
- a CDS encoding lysoplasmalogenase — protein sequence MTTDRTPTRTTTTAPPAPSSTPSPASQALLAAFGLAVVVDLGSLLAGAELGHQLAKPLLMPLLAAYAVTRGAPKLLTAALLFGWGGDVFLLSDADWAFLVGMGSFAAGHVCYLAHFGRRRTSPLLGAGYAVALLTTVVLLWPDLPAELRIPVAGYSLLLTAMAYRASALGLLAGLGGALFLLSDTLIATGVAEWPQLPAPDFWVMLTYIAAQYLLTVGVLAAMYGERRTTI from the coding sequence ATGACCACCGACCGGACACCCACCCGAACCACCACCACCGCACCCCCAGCACCCTCCTCGACCCCCTCACCCGCCTCCCAAGCCCTGCTCGCCGCCTTCGGCCTCGCCGTGGTCGTCGACCTGGGCTCGCTCCTCGCGGGTGCCGAACTCGGCCACCAGCTGGCCAAGCCGCTCCTGATGCCCCTGCTCGCCGCGTACGCCGTCACCAGGGGCGCCCCGAAGCTCCTGACCGCCGCGCTCCTCTTCGGCTGGGGCGGCGACGTCTTCCTGCTCTCCGACGCCGACTGGGCCTTCCTCGTCGGGATGGGCTCCTTCGCCGCCGGACACGTCTGCTACCTGGCCCACTTCGGACGGAGGCGTACGTCTCCGCTCCTCGGCGCCGGATATGCGGTCGCGCTGCTCACCACCGTCGTGCTCCTCTGGCCCGACCTTCCCGCCGAGCTGCGGATCCCCGTCGCCGGGTACTCGCTGCTGCTCACCGCGATGGCGTACCGCGCGAGCGCCCTCGGCCTCCTGGCCGGCCTCGGCGGCGCCCTGTTCCTGCTGTCCGACACCCTCATCGCCACCGGCGTCGCCGAGTGGCCCCAGCTGCCGGCGCCCGACTTCTGGGTGATGCTGACCTACATCGCGGCGCAGTACCTGCTGACGGTGGGAGTGCTGGCGGCGATGTACGGTGAACGTCGTACAACCATCTGA
- a CDS encoding zinc-dependent alcohol dehydrogenase family protein — protein sequence MRATTIHAPFDMRVEDVPDPVIQDPTDVVLRVLRACVCGSDLWAYRGESARQPGQRIGHEFLGIVEAAGPEVTGFAAGDLVVAPFVWSDGTCEYCAEGLQTSCPRGGFWGSVGSDGGQGEAVRVPFADGTLVKLPAEAASDDHLLTALLALSDVLGTGHHAALGAGVTKGSTVAVVGDGAVGLCGVLAAKRLGAERIIALGRHTARTDIARAFGATDVVAERGEAAEAAVRELTGGQGAHGVIEAVGTEQSMRTAVAITRDGGSIGYVGVPHGSGTGLDLSVMFDRNIALRGGVAPVRAYIPELLPDVLAGTIDPSPVFDLTVDLDGVPAGYKAMEDRTALKVLIKP from the coding sequence ATGCGCGCCACCACCATCCACGCCCCGTTCGACATGCGCGTGGAGGACGTGCCCGACCCGGTGATCCAGGACCCCACCGACGTCGTCCTGCGCGTGCTGCGCGCCTGCGTCTGCGGCAGCGACCTGTGGGCCTACCGCGGCGAGTCCGCGCGGCAGCCCGGCCAGCGCATCGGCCACGAATTCCTCGGCATCGTCGAGGCGGCCGGCCCGGAGGTCACCGGCTTCGCCGCCGGCGACCTCGTCGTCGCGCCCTTCGTCTGGTCCGACGGCACCTGCGAGTACTGCGCCGAGGGCCTCCAGACCTCCTGCCCGCGCGGCGGCTTCTGGGGTTCGGTCGGCTCCGACGGCGGCCAGGGCGAAGCGGTCCGTGTCCCCTTCGCGGACGGCACCCTCGTCAAGCTGCCCGCCGAAGCCGCCTCCGACGACCACCTCCTGACCGCGCTCCTGGCCCTCTCCGACGTCCTGGGCACCGGCCACCACGCGGCCCTCGGCGCGGGCGTCACGAAGGGCTCCACGGTCGCGGTCGTCGGCGACGGCGCCGTAGGCCTCTGCGGAGTCCTCGCCGCCAAGCGCCTCGGCGCCGAGCGGATCATCGCGCTCGGCCGCCACACCGCCCGCACGGACATCGCCCGCGCCTTCGGCGCCACCGACGTCGTCGCCGAGCGCGGTGAGGCCGCCGAGGCCGCGGTCCGCGAACTCACCGGCGGCCAGGGCGCCCACGGCGTGATCGAGGCGGTCGGCACCGAACAGTCCATGCGCACCGCGGTGGCCATCACCCGCGACGGCGGCTCCATCGGCTACGTGGGCGTCCCCCACGGCAGCGGCACCGGCCTCGACCTCTCGGTCATGTTCGACCGCAACATCGCCCTCCGCGGCGGCGTGGCCCCGGTCCGCGCCTACATCCCGGAACTGCTCCCGGACGTCCTGGCGGGCACGATCGACCCGTCCCCGGTCTTCGACCTGACGGTGGACCTGGACGGCGTCCCCGCCGGCTACAAGGCCATGGAAGACCGCACAGCCCTCAAGGTCCTGATCAAGCCGTAA